One segment of Nostoc flagelliforme CCNUN1 DNA contains the following:
- a CDS encoding two-partner secretion domain-containing protein, with amino-acid sequence MSFRAMRLDWLQGLGIAIASAIALYANISVAQIIPDGTLPNNSNVTLENNTFKITGGSQARGNLFHSFKDFSVSTGSEAFFNNAADIQNIISRVTGKSISNIDGLIRANGTANLFLINPNGIIFGQNARLNIGGSFFATSANSMKFADGFEFSAKKPQSTPLLTINVPIGLQFGSNTGGVLVRGSSLQVNPGRSLTLVGGNVSMDGGKLVAPSGRVELGGVTGENTVGLFPNRDFLGLNFPQGVPQADVSLTNQAEVNVLASSGGSIAINAANLNISEGSQLITGISDVGLSKTPAGDIKINATGIVAIADSSNISNQVLENAVGNSGNININADSLSLSNNSFLAASTNGQGNAGNVTINTNSLSVFESSFLAASANGEGDAGNITINARDTVSFNKESHAYTDVTVKGNGGDIKITTGSLFVTDDSFLASSTKGDGNSGNIIINARDAISLDRSWAYTDVGENGNGQAGNFNIASDSLSLTNGSQLDASTKNDGNAGNITIDTGLLSVSDNSFLAASANGQQGNAGNITIDARDRILFDRAGQVYTNVTGTGKGGDLNITTGSLSVVEGSYLAASANGQQGNAGNITINARDTVSFAKGSQAYTDVTVKGNGGDIKITTGSLFVTDDSFLASSTRGEGNSGNITINARGAISFDKGSAYTDVKENGNGQAGNFNITSDSLSLTNSARLIASTKNEGNAGNITINTGVFSVTNESFLAASANGQQGNAGNITINARDRVLFDLGSQAYTNVTTKGKGGDISISTGLLTVTNSSKLNASTSGVGDAGNITFSTGSFSVTNDSQVTASTSGVGNAGNITINTNSLFATNESFLAASANGRGNAGNITINARDHISFDYGAKVYTDVNQLPFGDTTEAEGNGGDIKITSESLSLTNGAQLISNTQGEGNAGSIIIDTGILSVTSKSFLAASANGQNGDAGNITINAGARVLFDQGSAFSNVGICSLIAVGCTLTNNTIKGNGGNIRITAPSLQLINGSFLATGVGDDNNLEKKVEGNAGGISIYLRDGLSLDKSFIATTLFANGKGEAGDIDIQAGFISSYQSLISASTQGQGNAGGVSVQTKGAISLADSDISTAVQKGATGDAQGINITARSLLLTDGAQLNTVTSGEGKAGNILINTTDKVNVSGTNTTVAPTDLFQNNIPPRFNSPPQFVDAVSSGIFSSTNSSGVGGNITVNTNTFSISKSAVVDARTTASGTGGAININTNTIDAISGGQLTAITSGSGRAGSITLNATDSATITDSDLTYSARLAQFGADNIDIYGKPKVGNQGAASRLTVSSVGSGSAGDLTVQANSIRLDNSAKISADTTGGGGDIFLNSPLLLLRRGSSITTNASGNEITGGNITIDNKNGFIIAVPNENSDIRADSANFRGGNVTIKNIAGIFGIQSRNKPSPNTNDITATGATPNLSGNVQINTPDVNPSNGLVELPTNLVDASSACRQK; translated from the coding sequence ATGTCTTTTAGAGCTATGCGTTTGGACTGGTTGCAAGGTCTAGGAATTGCAATTGCAAGTGCGATCGCCTTGTATGCAAATATCTCAGTTGCCCAAATCATCCCAGACGGCACTCTGCCAAATAATTCCAACGTCACATTAGAGAACAACACCTTCAAAATCACCGGAGGAAGTCAAGCAAGGGGTAATCTCTTCCACAGCTTTAAAGATTTTTCTGTTTCTACTGGCTCGGAGGCATTTTTTAACAATGCCGCAGACATTCAAAACATTATTAGCCGAGTCACAGGAAAGTCTATCTCTAATATTGATGGTTTAATTCGAGCCAACGGCACAGCTAACCTGTTCCTAATTAATCCCAATGGTATTATCTTTGGTCAGAATGCTCGGTTAAATATTGGCGGTTCTTTTTTTGCCACATCTGCCAATAGTATGAAATTTGCTGATGGATTTGAATTTAGTGCAAAAAAGCCTCAATCTACACCTTTATTAACTATTAATGTACCTATTGGTTTGCAATTTGGGAGCAATACTGGAGGTGTTTTGGTGAGGGGGTCTAGTCTACAGGTAAATCCTGGTAGGAGTCTGACACTTGTTGGCGGCAATGTGAGCATGGATGGTGGGAAGCTTGTAGCTCCTTCGGGACGCGTGGAGTTGGGGGGAGTGACAGGAGAAAACACCGTCGGACTTTTTCCTAACAGGGATTTTCTTGGTTTGAATTTTCCCCAAGGAGTGCCACAAGCTGATGTGTCTCTCACCAATCAAGCTGAAGTGAATGTACTTGCAAGCAGTGGTGGTAGTATTGCTATCAATGCAGCAAATTTGAATATATCGGAGGGAAGCCAACTGATAACAGGAATTTCAGACGTTGGTTTATCCAAAACTCCGGCGGGAGATATTAAAATTAATGCTACTGGGATAGTTGCGATCGCAGACAGCAGCAATATTTCCAATCAAGTGCTAGAGAACGCTGTGGGCAATAGTGGAAATATTAATATCAATGCTGATTCACTTTCTCTAAGTAATAACTCTTTTCTAGCAGCCAGCACCAATGGACAGGGAAATGCAGGCAACGTCACTATCAATACTAACTCACTTTCTGTTTTTGAAAGCTCTTTCTTAGCAGCCAGCGCCAATGGAGAGGGAGATGCAGGGAATATAACTATTAATGCTCGCGATACTGTCTCCTTCAATAAAGAAAGCCATGCTTATACCGATGTCACAGTCAAAGGTAATGGAGGTGATATCAAGATCACCACTGGTTCACTTTTTGTTACCGATGACTCTTTCCTCGCTTCTAGCACCAAGGGAGATGGTAATTCCGGAAATATAATTATTAATGCTCGCGATGCCATCTCATTAGATAGAAGTTGGGCTTACACCGATGTTGGGGAAAACGGTAATGGTCAAGCAGGTAACTTTAACATTGCTAGTGATTCGCTTTCTTTAACGAATGGTTCTCAACTGGATGCGAGTACTAAAAATGACGGAAATGCAGGTAATATTACTATTGATACTGGCTTACTTTCCGTTTCCGATAACTCTTTCTTAGCAGCCAGCGCCAATGGACAACAAGGAAACGCTGGGAATATAACCATTGATGCCCGCGATCGCATTTTATTTGATCGGGCAGGTCAAGTTTATACCAATGTGACGGGCACAGGAAAGGGAGGCGACCTCAACATCACTACTGGCTCACTTTCTGTTGTTGAAGGCTCTTACTTGGCAGCCAGTGCCAATGGACAACAAGGAAACGCTGGGAATATAACCATTAATGCCCGCGATACTGTCTCCTTCGCTAAAGGAAGTCAGGCTTATACCGATGTCACAGTCAAAGGTAATGGAGGTGATATCAAGATCACCACTGGTTCACTTTTTGTTACCGATGACTCTTTCCTCGCTTCTAGCACCAGGGGAGAGGGCAATTCTGGAAATATAACTATTAATGCTCGTGGTGCCATCTCATTTGATAAAGGTTCGGCTTACACCGATGTTAAGGAAAACGGTAATGGTCAAGCAGGCAACTTTAACATTACTAGTGATTCGCTTTCTTTAACGAATAGCGCTCGACTAATTGCCAGCACTAAAAATGAGGGAAATGCAGGTAATATTACGATCAATACTGGCGTATTTTCTGTGACTAATGAATCTTTTTTAGCTGCCAGCGCCAATGGACAACAAGGAAACGCTGGGAATATAACCATTAATGCCCGCGATCGCGTATTGTTTGATCTGGGAAGTCAAGCATATACCAATGTGACGACGAAAGGCAAGGGAGGCGACATCAGCATTAGTACAGGGTTACTTACCGTAACCAATAGTTCTAAGCTTAATGCCAGCACTTCGGGAGTAGGAGATGCAGGTAATATCACCTTCAGCACAGGGTCATTTTCCGTTACAAATGACTCTCAAGTGACTGCCAGTACTTCGGGAGTGGGAAATGCAGGCAATATAACCATCAATACAAACTCGCTTTTTGCAACTAATGAATCTTTCTTAGCTGCCAGCGCCAATGGACGGGGAAATGCTGGAAATATCACTATTAATGCCCGCGATCACATTTCCTTTGATTATGGGGCTAAAGTATATACTGATGTCAATCAGCTTCCCTTTGGTGATACCACAGAAGCAGAAGGTAATGGAGGCGACATCAAAATTACTAGCGAGTCGCTTTCTTTAACGAATGGCGCTCAATTAATTTCCAACACCCAAGGTGAAGGCAATGCAGGCAGTATAATCATCGATACAGGCATACTTTCTGTAACTAGTAAATCTTTTTTAGCTGCCAGCGCCAATGGACAAAACGGAGATGCTGGAAATATAACCATTAATGCTGGCGCTCGCGTATTGTTTGATCAAGGTAGCGCATTCAGCAACGTTGGAATCTGCTCATTAATTGCCGTTGGCTGCACCCTCACTAATAACACGATAAAAGGCAATGGAGGCAATATTAGGATCACAGCGCCATCTCTCCAATTGATAAACGGCTCTTTTTTGGCTACTGGAGTGGGTGACGATAATAATTTGGAGAAGAAAGTAGAGGGAAATGCTGGCGGCATATCAATCTATCTCAGGGATGGTTTATCTCTAGACAAGAGCTTTATTGCGACTACACTTTTTGCTAATGGGAAGGGCGAAGCCGGAGATATAGATATTCAGGCAGGATTTATCTCCTCTTATCAATCTTTGATATCTGCTAGCACTCAAGGACAAGGAAATGCTGGCGGGGTTTCTGTGCAGACTAAGGGTGCAATTTCCCTGGCTGATAGTGACATCTCTACTGCCGTACAAAAAGGGGCAACTGGAGATGCTCAAGGGATTAATATTACAGCGCGATCGCTCTTATTAACAGATGGCGCTCAACTGAATACAGTCACATCAGGAGAAGGAAAAGCTGGTAATATACTCATCAATACAACAGATAAAGTTAATGTATCTGGGACTAATACAACAGTGGCTCCCACCGACCTTTTTCAAAACAATATTCCACCCAGATTCAATTCTCCTCCACAGTTCGTAGATGCAGTATCGAGCGGCATCTTTTCTAGCACCAATTCCTCTGGAGTTGGCGGCAATATAACAGTGAATACAAATACATTTAGTATTTCCAAGAGTGCGGTTGTAGATGCCCGAACTACAGCCAGTGGAACAGGGGGAGCAATTAATATCAATACGAATACAATTGATGCAATATCGGGTGGACAACTGACTGCCATCACATCTGGTAGTGGGCGTGCGGGTAGCATCACTCTTAATGCTACTGACAGTGCAACAATAACAGACAGCGATCTAACATACTCGGCTCGACTTGCTCAATTCGGCGCTGACAATATCGATATATATGGCAAACCGAAAGTAGGCAATCAAGGTGCAGCCAGCAGACTAACTGTGAGCAGTGTTGGTTCGGGAAGTGCAGGTGATCTCACAGTACAGGCTAACTCTATCCGTCTTGACAACAGCGCAAAAATAAGCGCTGACACTACAGGAGGAGGTGGAGATATCTTTCTCAACTCGCCTCTACTATTATTACGTCGAGGTAGCAGCATAACCACTAACGCTAGTGGTAATGAAATCACTGGTGGTAATATCACAATTGATAACAAAAATGGCTTTATCATTGCCGTTCCCAATGAAAATAGCGATATTAGAGCAGATTCTGCTAACTTCCGTGGTGGGAATGTCACCATCAAAAACATTGCAGGGATCTTTGGTATCCAGTCCCGAAATAAACCTTCGCCAAACACAAACGATATTACCGCAACAGGTGCAACTCCTAATTTAAGCGGCAATGTGCAAATCAACACACCTGATGTAAATCCTAGTAACGGCTTAGTCGAACTCCCCACTAATCTAGTTGATGCTTCTAGTGCATGCAGGCAAAAATAA
- a CDS encoding beta/gamma crystallin-related protein, whose translation MSNINNHGVDMNKKTLAELSFSAVKELNDEVAATCSGGVFYKNSSDPDVIFFRDINFGGDRLGLNASTGDGDPNIGIENGGVNGFNDQASSIQILRGSWNFFTDSNFRGQSTGILGPGNYNLGANNDAITSAFRVV comes from the coding sequence ATGTCTAACATCAACAACCACGGAGTAGATATGAACAAAAAAACTTTAGCAGAATTGAGCTTCAGCGCAGTTAAGGAACTTAACGATGAGGTGGCTGCTACCTGTAGTGGTGGCGTTTTTTACAAAAATAGCTCTGACCCCGATGTAATTTTCTTCAGAGATATTAATTTTGGAGGGGATCGACTAGGACTTAATGCATCGACAGGTGATGGCGATCCCAACATCGGGATAGAGAACGGCGGTGTAAACGGTTTCAACGATCAAGCCTCATCTATTCAGATTCTACGGGGTAGCTGGAATTTCTTTACCGACTCAAATTTTAGAGGACAGTCTACTGGTATTCTGGGCCCAGGAAACTATAATCTTGGGGCTAATAACGACGCAATCACTTCCGCCTTCCGTGTAGTGTAG
- a CDS encoding beta/gamma crystallin-related protein, whose product MWTFYADANFQGTTITLDCGTYSDAKTLNIGNDTISSFSRIA is encoded by the coding sequence ATTTGGACATTCTATGCAGATGCCAACTTCCAGGGCACGACAATTACTCTGGACTGTGGAACATATTCTGATGCTAAAACCCTTAATATTGGTAACGACACAATCTCATCTTTCTCGCGTATAGCGTAG
- a CDS encoding beta/gamma crystallin-related protein yields MSNIKNQGVDMNKKTLAELSFSAVKELSDEVAATSSGGVATIYRDINFQGGGIAYSFSDPNLVDNNFNDTTSSIIISPGETWRFYRDVEFRGPFVTLGEGSYSFVPNVGIPNDSISSLVRIG; encoded by the coding sequence ATGTCTAACATCAAAAACCAGGGAGTAGATATGAACAAGAAAACTTTAGCAGAATTGAGCTTCAGCGCAGTGAAAGAACTTAGCGATGAGGTTGCTGCTACTTCTAGTGGAGGTGTTGCAACTATATACCGGGATATTAACTTTCAGGGAGGGGGTATAGCGTATTCCTTCAGTGATCCCAACCTCGTTGATAACAATTTCAACGACACAACCTCATCTATTATTATTTCACCGGGTGAAACATGGAGGTTTTATAGAGATGTAGAGTTTAGGGGTCCGTTTGTAACTCTTGGAGAAGGATCTTACTCGTTTGTTCCTAATGTTGGTATTCCAAACGATTCAATTAGTTCTCTCGTACGCATAGGATAG
- a CDS encoding beta/gamma crystallin-related protein, producing MSNIKNQGVDMNKKTLAELSFSAVKELSDEVAATSSGGAANVYRDVNYLGGGISFTNSDSNLVNNNFNDTISSIIITGNERWRFYRDVNFRGPAVTLGRGRYSFVADFGIPNDSISSLRRIS from the coding sequence ATGTCTAACATCAAAAACCAGGGAGTAGATATGAACAAGAAAACTTTAGCAGAATTGAGCTTCAGCGCAGTGAAAGAACTTAGCGATGAAGTTGCTGCTACTTCTAGTGGAGGTGCTGCAAATGTATACCGGGATGTTAACTATCTGGGAGGGGGTATATCGTTTACTAACAGTGATTCCAACCTCGTTAATAACAATTTCAACGACACAATCTCATCTATTATTATTACAGGGAATGAAAGATGGAGGTTTTATAGAGACGTAAACTTTAGGGGCCCTGCTGTAACTTTGGGACGAGGACGATACTCGTTTGTTGCTGATTTTGGTATTCCAAACGATTCAATTAGTTCTCTCAGACGCATATCATAG
- a CDS encoding beta/gamma crystallin-related protein, with the protein MKENCFEAIPGIIELDDEHAATCSGGVAFTGSNDPDVILYRDVAFGGSNPLAVNASTNDGLRYVGDNFNDLTSSFVIIRGTWNFYRDADFGVSQGTFGPGVYSSLPGGIPNDSISSLFRVA; encoded by the coding sequence ATGAAAGAGAACTGCTTTGAAGCAATTCCTGGCATCATAGAACTTGACGATGAACATGCTGCTACCTGTAGTGGTGGTGTAGCCTTTACTGGGAGCAACGACCCAGATGTAATTTTGTATAGAGATGTAGCATTTGGCGGCAGTAATCCTCTGGCGGTTAATGCATCAACCAATGATGGTCTTAGGTACGTTGGTGATAATTTCAACGATTTAACCTCATCTTTTGTAATTATTAGGGGTACATGGAACTTCTATAGAGACGCCGACTTTGGGGTGTCTCAGGGGACTTTCGGACCAGGAGTATACTCTAGCCTCCCAGGGGGAATTCCAAACGACAGTATAAGTTCCCTCTTTCGTGTAGCATAG
- a CDS encoding peptidase domain-containing ABC transporter encodes MKYHSVLQHSEEDCGAASLATVAKHYGRTFALNRVREAVGTGSRGTTLLGLRRGAETLGFHARQVQATAQLLEKLNEVPLPAIIHWKGYHWVVFYGLKGKKCIISDPAVGIRYITLKELMAGWSDGVMLLLMPDDNRFYEQSEDKIGGFGRFIARILPYRNLLIQAIAINFAIGLLSLASPLMMQLLTDDVLVRGDTQLLTTVAIGVIAMNLIQSAIGLVQSHLIGHFGQRLQYGLILEYGRKLLRLPLSYFEARRSGEVVSRIADVHTINNLVSQIVLGLPSQFFVALVSFGFMLFYSWELTLASLAAFVIVTLVNLLFLPALRQKTRSLIVKGTENQGFLVETFHGVQVLKTTQATEQAWQEYQTNFGRLANLGWNTMKLGLYSSTVTGILSNLTSIGILWFGSSLVINQTLSIGQLLAYSGMSGSFLGFLGSVVGLIDEFITAQIVVQRLTEVIDATPEDENDFKKPWAEISGNADITCSQVNFHHAGRTDLLENFSLTIPGGKVIALIGQSGCGKSSLGKLITGLYEVQSGNIRYGLYNQQDLSLECLRQQVVLVPQEPHFWSRSIVDNFRFSYPNISFEEIVKACQIAGADEFISKLPDKYQTVLGEFGANISGGQRQRLAIARAIVTEPPILILDESTGALDPVSESQLLDRLLASRQSKTTIMISHRPQVIKRADWIVLLENGRLKIQGTPEELRQIPGEHLSFIDEIPFSKNGFKSSLVIRN; translated from the coding sequence ATGAAATACCACAGCGTACTGCAACACAGTGAGGAAGACTGTGGTGCTGCAAGCCTAGCCACAGTAGCCAAACACTATGGACGCACCTTTGCCCTCAACCGTGTGCGAGAAGCAGTAGGCACAGGTTCGCGGGGAACCACCTTATTAGGTTTGAGACGGGGAGCAGAAACTCTGGGATTCCATGCTCGTCAAGTTCAAGCCACTGCACAACTACTAGAAAAATTAAATGAAGTTCCCTTGCCCGCCATCATTCACTGGAAAGGCTACCACTGGGTGGTATTTTACGGGCTAAAAGGTAAAAAATGTATTATCTCTGACCCCGCAGTTGGTATCCGTTATATCACCTTAAAAGAGTTAATGGCGGGTTGGAGTGATGGCGTGATGCTGTTGCTGATGCCAGATGATAACCGCTTCTATGAACAATCAGAAGATAAAATAGGCGGTTTTGGACGCTTCATTGCCCGGATATTACCCTATCGTAACCTTCTAATTCAGGCGATCGCAATCAACTTCGCGATCGGGCTGTTGTCCCTGGCTTCTCCTTTAATGATGCAACTCCTCACCGATGACGTGCTAGTGCGGGGAGATACCCAACTGCTAACAACGGTGGCAATTGGCGTCATTGCCATGAACCTAATTCAAAGTGCCATTGGTTTGGTACAATCTCACCTCATAGGTCATTTTGGTCAACGGTTGCAATACGGGCTAATTCTAGAATATGGCCGAAAGCTGTTGCGCTTACCCCTATCATATTTTGAAGCCCGTCGCAGTGGGGAAGTCGTTAGCCGGATTGCTGATGTTCATACCATCAATAATCTAGTTTCCCAAATTGTCCTTGGTTTACCCAGTCAATTTTTTGTGGCTCTGGTTTCCTTCGGTTTCATGCTTTTCTATAGTTGGGAACTTACTCTAGCTTCCCTCGCCGCCTTTGTCATCGTCACTCTTGTCAACCTGCTTTTTCTTCCTGCCTTGCGCCAGAAAACCCGCAGCCTCATCGTTAAAGGTACGGAAAATCAAGGCTTTTTAGTCGAAACCTTTCACGGTGTTCAAGTTCTCAAAACCACCCAAGCTACAGAGCAAGCTTGGCAAGAATATCAGACAAATTTTGGTCGCCTTGCTAACTTAGGCTGGAATACTATGAAGTTGGGGCTTTACAGCAGCACAGTTACTGGTATTCTTTCCAATTTGACGAGTATTGGCATACTCTGGTTCGGTTCTAGCTTGGTGATTAATCAGACATTATCCATCGGTCAACTGCTGGCGTACAGTGGGATGAGTGGCAGCTTTCTTGGGTTTTTAGGGTCAGTAGTCGGGCTAATTGATGAATTTATCACTGCTCAAATTGTCGTTCAGCGCTTGACAGAAGTGATAGATGCTACCCCAGAAGATGAAAATGACTTTAAAAAACCTTGGGCAGAAATTTCTGGCAATGCAGATATTACTTGCTCTCAAGTTAACTTTCACCATGCTGGTAGAACTGACCTGTTAGAAAATTTTTCTTTAACTATTCCTGGTGGTAAAGTAATCGCCTTAATCGGTCAATCTGGCTGTGGTAAAAGCTCTCTCGGCAAATTAATTACTGGTTTATATGAAGTCCAATCTGGTAATATTCGTTATGGTTTATATAACCAGCAAGACTTATCTTTAGAATGTTTGCGACAGCAAGTCGTATTAGTTCCCCAAGAACCTCATTTTTGGAGCCGTTCGATTGTTGATAATTTTCGCTTCAGTTATCCCAATATTAGTTTTGAAGAGATAGTGAAAGCTTGCCAAATTGCTGGTGCAGATGAATTTATTAGCAAATTACCCGATAAATATCAAACTGTTTTAGGCGAATTTGGTGCAAATATTTCTGGTGGACAAAGGCAAAGATTAGCGATAGCTAGAGCTATAGTAACCGAGCCACCTATATTAATTTTAGATGAATCCACAGGTGCTCTTGACCCAGTAAGTGAAAGCCAACTTTTGGATAGATTACTTGCTTCCCGTCAAAGCAAAACTACAATTATGATTAGCCACCGTCCTCAAGTTATCAAACGGGCTGATTGGATTGTGCTGCTTGAAAATGGGCGCTTAAAAATTCAAGGAACTCCAGAAGAATTACGTCAGATTCCTGGAGAGCATTTAAGCTTTATTGATGAAATTCCTTTTTCTAAAAATGGTTTTAAATCTTCTTTGGTTATTCGTAACTAG
- a CDS encoding HlyD family efflux transporter periplasmic adaptor subunit, producing MVSNSQKNFLPLVQDNEFLPPISRWTTFGGLFILFALSLAVPVAAVVKYKVAVKGQAVVRPAGELRIVQAATEGQVMQIYVKENQTLQKGDTIATIDDSRLQTKKNQLQTNIQQATLQLVQTVAQINAIDSQIRAESDRTNRTIASAKAELIGRDRSHQDKKSTTIAELQEAEANVKMAQEELYVGQAQLQSALANLHATEAALGAATSKQNRYESAAKQGALSRDQLEEVQLAVKQQEQAVQAQKATYKAQEKTNERLKQAVLGAIARRSRAQAALNPSNAEVAMATERIAQEKASGEVNKATLERERQTLIKQKIETQKQLERDTSEFKQVETDLKQTTITATADGIISKLNLRNPGQTLRAGEEVVQIVPSHAPLVIKAAVGSEEKGKIKVGQKVQMRVTACPYPDYGTLKGEVKAIAPDAVSSQKNDANSDTNSIPRATAVGAFYEVVIEPENLALGRTAKKCQIQLGMDGRIDIITREETVLQFVLRKARLITDL from the coding sequence ATGGTTAGTAACTCTCAAAAAAATTTTTTACCCTTAGTTCAAGACAACGAGTTTCTCCCACCAATTAGCCGTTGGACTACATTTGGCGGACTATTTATCCTGTTTGCGTTGTCGTTAGCTGTTCCTGTGGCTGCGGTTGTTAAATATAAAGTTGCTGTTAAAGGTCAAGCTGTTGTCCGTCCTGCGGGTGAATTGCGAATTGTGCAGGCTGCGACAGAAGGGCAGGTAATGCAGATTTACGTCAAAGAAAATCAAACCCTGCAAAAAGGAGATACAATTGCCACTATTGATGACTCTCGACTGCAAACCAAAAAAAACCAGCTGCAAACCAATATTCAACAAGCGACGTTACAACTAGTTCAAACCGTTGCTCAAATTAATGCAATAGATAGTCAAATTCGAGCCGAAAGCGATCGCACTAATCGGACTATCGCTTCTGCTAAAGCTGAATTAATTGGACGCGATCGCTCTCATCAAGACAAAAAATCTACCACTATTGCTGAACTCCAAGAAGCAGAAGCCAACGTCAAAATGGCCCAAGAAGAATTATATGTAGGGCAAGCACAGTTACAATCAGCACTAGCTAATCTACATGCTACTGAGGCTGCTTTAGGAGCAGCGACATCAAAGCAGAACCGATATGAAAGTGCCGCCAAACAAGGGGCATTATCGCGCGACCAACTTGAAGAAGTACAGCTGGCTGTGAAACAGCAGGAACAAGCTGTACAGGCGCAAAAAGCAACTTATAAAGCCCAAGAAAAAACAAATGAACGGCTAAAACAAGCTGTTTTAGGGGCTATTGCTAGACGATCTCGCGCTCAAGCAGCTCTCAACCCAAGCAATGCAGAGGTAGCAATGGCAACTGAACGTATTGCTCAAGAAAAAGCCTCTGGGGAAGTGAATAAAGCAACCTTAGAGAGAGAACGTCAAACACTTATAAAGCAGAAAATTGAAACACAAAAACAATTAGAGCGTGATACTAGCGAATTTAAGCAAGTTGAAACTGACCTGAAGCAAACTACTATTACCGCTACAGCAGACGGGATTATTTCTAAGCTCAATTTGAGAAACCCTGGCCAAACTCTCCGAGCAGGGGAGGAAGTTGTCCAAATTGTTCCCAGTCATGCACCTTTAGTTATCAAAGCAGCTGTCGGTTCTGAGGAAAAAGGTAAGATAAAAGTCGGTCAAAAAGTGCAAATGCGAGTAACAGCTTGTCCTTATCCTGATTACGGTACTCTCAAAGGCGAAGTAAAAGCGATCGCCCCAGATGCTGTTAGTTCGCAAAAAAATGATGCAAACTCTGATACAAATTCTATCCCCAGAGCAACTGCTGTAGGTGCTTTTTACGAAGTCGTAATTGAGCCAGAGAACCTTGCTTTAGGTCGTACTGCAAAGAAATGCCAAATTCAATTGGGTATGGATGGCAGAATTGATATTATTACCCGCGAAGAAACTGTACTGCAATTTGTGCTCCGTAAGGCAAGGTTAATCACCGATTTGTAA